In the Oncorhynchus nerka isolate Pitt River linkage group LG2, Oner_Uvic_2.0, whole genome shotgun sequence genome, one interval contains:
- the LOC115131805 gene encoding LOW QUALITY PROTEIN: tensin-2-like (The sequence of the model RefSeq protein was modified relative to this genomic sequence to represent the inferred CDS: inserted 1 base in 1 codon): MERVMARHYDFDLTYITERIISVFFLPHLEEQRYRGNLQEVAAMLKSKHQDKFLLLNLSEKRHDITRLSPKVEDFGWPDLHAPPLEGICAMCKVMETWLTSDPSNVIVLHCKGNTGKIGVIVGAYMHYSKISAGADQALTTLAMRKFCEDKVSSSLQPSQNRYMYYFGGLLSGAIKMNSSPLYLHHVLIPSLPNFQAARGGYYPFLKIYQSLQLVYTSGIYDPQGSRARKLCVTLEPALLLKGDIMVKCYHRRPRGSEREAVFRLQFHTCTVHGAQLWFGKGELDLACADDRFPTDATVEFIFSYSPEKMKGREYCKNDPSVTVDCNTSDPVMRWDSYENFNLHHQDSTEDITHTRGPLDGSLYAQVKKHRGRGSPNACSTGNPTAKPPPPAQPQSQPQPLSLSSDSGHSSNPSEHMEDPPPCPLSRLEKEVVDCLLRRGEGGERDRAMQRERDREMAILDDGDSVPEGGLRREQWSCHGRKCQRCGEASGWEREPCFANGHCMAHCNSSTKGNLKSRALSALPSQQPVSPRPLEPHLDMCHLHSAHPLPKLPWECTPPPLPCLHRPCYPYPAPEHAPLNSHTITASNRLFCGGEECRVFHYPATRPAPPRLSHQSLPSSPYREMFFSPAAPPRSDGCPCQDCTCRQEHQSASARAFHPLCPDQPESLHWPRGQDSELWDRDAGLRRGREGHSQLWEPDNSWEAEREAEFWQRRSVRGMSPYIGCHSPXGQGPSPQPLLDNPGGSSGYNTPLPPCHSYPCSPYQQDSPSESHGSPRYASGYQSGSTLPLPPGSPNPGDSQSEPPTDLQQQTDTCASYVVQNSVGMEDSSSQGSLGQSERKPDEQTFDDTVEGSPLSPPDGRQEPSQGPQQIEPLSGTPISAEPASTSTILELNTSSNRSTPEIERTPHQAVKSTTTPSTDSQKQGSDSCSKESIQKLSECVNPSDSQQVHMEVHTIRASVHPPPTTAEDGELKVAERVLEISTQTAAVPSSRHSIVPVQVKLNGSGSPQSGRGCSASPSPCSAPPSPHLYIGSPERRPSPQPSPLAMDPAGRRLTPVSDSDPKTPSTVPDNTPTFPLASYYYPLLNIPHIPYSGYTAVTIPAAQPPLPEKRRLSSMPGYRSGHGSQSILSSSLGAIGPMGTSPQSSPLNVTVSPSVGVGGLTPPIVREESSKVKSKFVQDSSKFWYKPGISRDQAIAVLKDKEPGSFLIRNSNSFQGAYGLALKVASHPSNNNIVCNVSPSEHLVRHFLIETGSRGVKIKGCQNESYFGSLSALVYQHSLSPISLPCALCIPEKDLVGELQSVSNTSTAADLLKQGAACNVLYLNSVETESLTGPQAVSKATRCTLTQSPQPMTTMVHFKVSTQGITLTDSQRRLFFRRHYPINSVTFSSVDPQDKRWTNSDNKSSKVFGFVARRTGSTSENVCHLFAEMDPEQPAVAIVNFINKVMLGPQQQQRR, from the exons ATGGAGAGAGTGATGGCGAGGCACTATGACTTTGACCTTACCTACATCACTGAGCGGATCATTTCTGTCTTCTTTCTGCCTCACCTGGAAGAACAACGTTACCGTGGCAACCTACAGGAAGTGGCTGCTATGCTCAAGTCCAAACATCAAGATAAGTTCCTG CTCTTAAACCTGTCTGAGAAGCGTCATGACATCACACGACTCAGCCCCAAG GTTGAAGACTTTGGCTGGCCCGACCTGCACGCCCCTCCGCTGGAGGGGATCTGTGCCATGTGTAAGGTCATGGAGACCTggctgacctctgaccccagCAACGTGATCGTCCTTCACTGCAag ggaaacacagggaagaTTGGGGTCATTGTGGGTGCCTACATGCACTACAGCAAGATCTCTGCAGG agcggACCAGGCCCTAACCACTCTGGCCATGAGGAAGTTCTGTGAGGATAAAGTCTCCTCCTCGCTACAACCCTCCCAGAACAG GTATATGTACTACTTTGGGGGTCTGCTGTCGGGGGCGATCAAGATGAACAGCAGTCCTCTGTACCTTCACCATGTTCTGATCCCCAGCCTGCCCAACTTCCAGGCAGCAAGGGGAG gTTACTATCCTTTCCTGAAGATCTACCAGTCTCTACAGCTGGTCTACACCTCGGGCATCTA CGACCCCCAGGGCTCCAGGGCGAGGAAGCTGTGTGTGACGCTCGAGCCAGCGCTACTGTTGAAGGGGGACATCATG gTGAAGTGCTACCACCGGCGGCCGCGTGGCTCAGAGAGGGAGGCGGTGTTCAGGCTGCAGTTCCACACCTGTACAGTCCACGGAGCTCAGCTGTGGTTCGGCAAGGGAGAGCTGGACCTGGCCTGTGCAG ATGACCGCTTCCCTACAGATGCTACGGTGGAGTTTATCTTCTCCTACAGCCCAGAGAAAATGAAAG GGCGAGAGTACTGTAAGAATGACCCATCTGTTACAGTGGACTGCAACACCTCAGACCCAGTGATGCGCTGGGACTCCTATGAGAACTTCAATCTGCACCACCAGGATAGCACTGAAG ACATCACCCACACGCGTGGTCCTCTGGATGGCAGCCTGTACGCCCAGGTGAAGAAGCATCGAGGCCGGGGTTCTCCCAATGCATGCTCCACAGGAAACCCCACAGCCAAGCCCCCTCCACCGGCCCAGCCTCAATCTCAACCTCagcccctgtccctcagctccgACTCGGGACACTCCTCCAACCCATCCGAACACATGGAGGACCCCCCTCCTTGCCCCCTGTCCCGCCTGGAGAAGGAGGTGGTGGACTGTCTACTGCGGaggggggagggtggagagagagacagggcaatgcagagggagagggaccgGGAAATGGCCATTTTGGATGATGGAGACTCTGTTCCAGAAGGAGGGCTGAGGCGGGAGCAGTGGTCATGCCACGGTCGAAAATGTCAGAGGTGTGGGGAGGCATCGGGTTGGGAGAGGGAGCCGTGCTTTGCTAATGGACATTGTATGGCCCACTGTAACAGCAGCACCAAGGGGAACCTAAAGAGCCGAGCATTATCCGCCTTACCCTCCCAGCAGCCGGTGTCTCCTCGCCCCCTGGAGCCCCATCTGGACATGTGCCATCTCCATAGTGCCCATCCCCTGCCCAAGTTGCCGTGGGAATGTACCCCGCCCCCTTTACCCTGTCTCCATCGGCCATGCTACCCCTACCCCGCCCCTGAACACGCCCCCCTAAACTCCCACACCATCACGGCCTCCAATAGGCTCTTCTGCGGTGGAGAGGAGTGTCGGGTCTTTCATTACCCCGCCACCCGCCCTGCCCCACCTCGCCTCTCCCACCAATCCCTGCCCTCCAGCCCATATAGGGAGATGTTTTTCAGCCCGGCGGCTCCTCCTCGCTCTGATGGCTGCCCATGCCAAGACTGCACCTGCAGGCAAGAGCACCAATCGGCTTCAGCCAGAGCCTTCCACCCGCTGTGCCCGGACCAACCAGAGAGCCTGCACTGGCCCCGAGGGCAGGACTCTGAGCTGTGGGACAGGGATGCGGGGCTGAggcgggggagggagggacattcTCAACTATGGGAGCCGGATAATTCGTGGGAggcggagagagaggcagagtttTGGCAACGGAGGTCAGTGAGAGGGATGTCACCCTATATAGGTTGTCACTCCC TGGGTCAGGGTCCCAGCCCCCAACCCCTCCTGGACAACCCCGGGGGCAGCAGTGGGTACAACACACCCCTACCCCCCTGCCACTCCTACCCTTGCTCTCCCTACCAGCAGGACTCCCCCTCGGAGAGCCACGGGAGCCCGAGGTATGCCTCGGGGTACCAGTCTGGGTCCACCTTACCCCTGCCCCCTGGTAGCCCAAACCCTGGTGACTCCCAATCGGAACCACCCACCGACTTGCAGCAACAGACTGACACTT GTGCATCATATGTGGTGCAAAACAGTGTGGGTATGGAGGACTCTTCTTCCCAGGGGTCGCTGGGGCAAAG tGAGAGGAAGCCAGATGAACAGACATTTGACGACACTGTAGAAGGTTCCCCCCTGAGTCCTCCAGATGGTCGCCAGGAGCCAAGTCAAGGGCCCCAGCAGATAGAGCCCCTCAGTGGGACCCCCATTTCTGCAGAGccagcctccacctccaccatccTGGAGCTTAACACCAGTAGTAACCGTAGCACGCCGGAGATCGAAAGGACACCGCACCAAGCTGTAAAATCCACAACCACACCATCGACAGATTCACAAAAGCAAGGCAGTGACAGCTGTTCTAAAGAGTCCATACAGAAGCTGAGTGAATGTGTGAACCCTAGTGACTCACAACAAGTGCACATGGAGGTGCACACTATACGTGCAAGTGTGCATCCACCTCCCACTACAGCTGAGGATGGGGAATTGAAGGTCGCGGAGAGAGTACTAGAGATATCCACTCAGACCGCTGCTGTCCCGAGCTCAAGGCATTCAATCGTCCCTGTCCAAGTGAAACTCAATGGCAGCGGCTCACCCCAATCAGGAAGAGGCTGCAGTGCATCACCGAGCCCTTGCTCTGCCCCTCCCTCACCACACCTTTACATTGGCTCCCCAGAGCGACGTccctcccctcagccctctccatTGGCCATGGACCCAGCTGGGCGAAGACTTACCCCTGTGAGTGACAGTGACCCCAAAACCCCATCCACTGTCCCTGACAACACCCCCACCTTCCCCCTGGCGTCCTACTACTATCCCCTTCTCAACATCCCCCACATCCCATACTCTGGGTACACCGCTGTCACTATCCCCGCCGCCCAGCCCCCACTCCCCGAAAAGAGGCGCCTGTCTTCCATGCCAGGGTACCGCAGCGGGCATGGCTCCCAGTCCATCCTGAGTTCCTCCCTGGGTGCCATAGGACCCATGGGTACCTCTCCCCAATCTAGCCCCCTCAACGTCACTGTCTCCCCCTCGGTGGGGGTGGGGGGACTGACGCCCCCTATTGTCAGAGAGGAAAGCAGCAAAGTCAAATCCAAGTTTGTACAGGACAGCTCCAAGTTCTGGTACAAGCCTGGCATCTCCAGAGACCAAG CCATCGCTGTATTGAAGGACAAAGAGCCCGGCTCCTTCCTGATCAGGAACAGTAACTCTTTTCAAGGGGCCTACGGTCTGGCCCTCAAGGTGGCCAGCCATCCTTCAAACAACAACATAG tttgcaacgtaagcccctca GAGCATCTGGTCAGACACTTCCTCATTGAGACAGGCTCTCGCGGGGTCAAGATAAAGGGCTGTCAGAATGAGTCTTATTTCG GAAGTTTATCTGCCTTGGTGTACCAGCACTCACTCAGCCCTATCTCCCTGCCATGCGCTCTATGCATCCCTGAGAAAG ATCTGGTCGGAGAGCTGCAAAGTGTCAGCAACACCAGTACGGCAGCTGACCTCCTGAAACAGGGCGCAG ccTGTAACGTGCTCTACCTAAACTCTGTGGAGACAGAGTCACTAACGGGGCCTCAGGCTGTCTCCAAGGCAACCAGGTGCACTCTGACCCAGAGCCCTCAGCCAATGACCACCATGGTCCACTTCAAAGTGTCCACTCAGGGCATCACACTGACCGACAGTCAAAGGAG